TCGAGCGCTTGTTGTTTGGTTTTTCGTGCCATGGGACGGTGTATTTACAGAGGGCAGTGTTACATACAATAATGAATGTATGTACCATAGCGGAACAATAATATAAAGCAGCAATGGCTTTTAACCCATCAATCCATTGATCTATTTTCAAATCGGACACTTGAGGTTCACCTATGAATAAAAACAGAGGGTTAACGCCTCTGGCGGTCGTCCTGATGCTCGCGGGTAGCGCCGTGCTAACCGGATGTGATAATAAGGACGCTCAGCAACAGGCTGCCGCTGCGCCTGAAGTCGGCGTTGTCACACTCAAAGCTGAAACACTGCCCATCACGACAGAACTTCCGGGCCGCACCAGCCCGTACCGGGTGGCTGAAGTTCGACCTCAGGTGAGTGGTATTATTCTGAAACGAAACTTTATCGAGGGCAGTGATGTCCAGGCCGGGGTTTCGTTATACCAGATAGATCCCGCCACCTATCAGGCCACATACGACAGCGCGAAGGGCGATCTGGCGAAAGCCAACGCCGCGGCCAAAATCGCACAGCTGACCGTTAACCGCTATAAACCGCTGCTGGGTACTAAGTACATCAGTCAGCAGGATTACGACACCGCGGTGGCGAATTTACAGCAAGCCAATGCGGCCGTTGTGGCGGCAAAAGCAGCGGTTGAGACTGCGCGGATTAACCTCGCTTATACCAAAGTGACCTCCCCGATTACCGGGCGGATCGGTAAATCTGCCGTGACCGAAGGGGCGCTGGTGCAAAACGGCCAGTCCACAGCGATGGCGGTAGTGCAGCAGCTGGATCCTATTTATGTGGATGTGACCCAGTCATCAGAAGATTTTCTGCGCCTGAAGCAGGAGCTGGCAAACGGCACCCTGAAACAGGAAAACGGCAAGGCGAAAGTCACGGTGGTGACCGCTGAAGGGGTGACCTTCCCGCAGACCGGGAGCCTGGAATTCTCTGACGTTACCGTAGACCAGACCACCGGCTCTATTACGCTGCGGGCCATTTTCCCCAACCCGGACCACACCCTGCTGCCGGGGATGTTCTTAAGAGCCCGGCTGGAAGAAGGTGTACGCAGCGATGCGCTGCTGGTTCCCCAGCAGGGTGTGACCCGCACGCCGCGTGGTGATGCTTCCGCGCTGGTTGTTGGTGCAGATAATAAAGTCGAAAACCGCACGATTACGGCACCTACCGCAATCGGTGATAAATGGCTGGTTACCAGCGGCCTGAAAGCAGGTGACCGGGTGATTGTCACCGGTCTGCAGAAAGTCAGAGCCGGCGCTCAGGTGACTCCTCAGGAAATCACCGAAACCGCCCCGGCCAGCACCGGGCAGACTAAGTCTTAACTTAAACAGGAGCCGTTAAGACATGGCTAAGTTTTTTATCGATCGCCCGATTTTTGCCTGGGTTATCGCCATTATCATCATGCTGGCAGGGGCGTTATCGATCCTGAAGCTGCCGATTGCGCAATATCCGACGATTGCGCCACCGGCCGTTCAGATCTCCGCCGTCTACCCGGGTGCTGATGCGAAAACCGTGCAGGATACGGTGACACAGGTTATCGAACAGAATATGAACGGGATTGACGGGCTGCTGTATATGTCCTCAACCAGTGACTCTTCTGGTACGGTACAAATCACGCTGACCTTTGATTCCGGTACTGATCCGGATATCGCGCAGGTTCAGGTTCAGAACAAACTGTCGCTGGCAACACCGCTGCTGCCCCAGGAAGTACAGCAACAGGGGATCAGTGTTGAAAAATCCTCCAGTAGCTTCCTGATGGTTATGGGGATGATCAGCAGTGACGGTTCCATGGACCAGAACGATATCGCCGACTATCTGGCATCAAACCTCAAAGACCCGGTCAGCCGTACTAACGGCGTGGGTGATGTGCAGCTGTTCGGTGCCCAGTACGCGATGCGTATCTGGATGGACCCGAACAAACTGAACAACTACCAGTTGACCCCGGTTGATGTGATTACCGCCATCAAAGCGCAGAACGCCCAGGTTGCCGCCGGGCAGTTAGGCGGGGTGCCGGCCATTAAAGGCCAGCAGCTGAACTCCTCTATCACGGCCCAGACCCGTCTGACCAGTGCTGAAGAGTTCGGGAAAATCTTCCTGAAGGTAAATCAGGACGGCTCCCGGGTGCTGCTGCGCGATGTGGCGAAAGTGGAGCTGGGTGGTGAAAACTACGACGTGGTTGCTAAGTTCAACGGCAAACCGGCGTCCGGGCTGGGGATTAAACTGGCTACCGGCGCAAACGCCCTTGATACTGCGAACGCCGTGCGCGCCACCATCAACAAACTGAAGCCCTACTTCCCCCACGGTCTGGAGGTTGTTTACCCTTACGACACCACCCCCTTCGTTAAAATTTCTATTTTCGAAGTGGTGAAAACCCTGGCCGAAGCTATCGTGCTGGTGTTTGTGGTGATGTACCTGTTCCTGCAAAACTTCCGCGCTACGCTGATTCCGACGATCGCGGTGCCGGTGGTGTTGCTGGGGACATTCGCCATTCTGGCGGCGTTTGGCTTCTCCATAAACACCCTGACGATGTTCGCCATGGTGCTCGCCATCGGCCTGCTGGTGGATGACGCCATCGTGGTGGTGGAAAACGTGGAACGCGTCATGGTGGAAGAAGGCCTGCCCCCTAAAGAAGCGACCCGTAAGTCCATGGGCCAGATTCAGGGCGCGCTGGTGGGTATTGCCATGGTGCTGTCTGCGGTATTTATCCCGATGGCCTTCTTCGGCGGCTCTACCGGGGCGATTTATCGCCAGTTCTCCATTACTATCGTTTCCGCGATGGTGCTGTCGGTACTGGTGGCAATGATCCTGACCCCGGCGCTGTGCGCCACTATGCTAAAACCGGTTAAACAGGGTGACCACGGCGAAGACAAAAAAGGGTTCTTCGGCTGGTTTAACCGCATGTTTGATAAGAGCACCAACCACTATACGGACAGCGTGGGGAATATTCTGCGCAGCACGGGCCGTTATCTGGTGCTGTATCTGCTGCTGGTGCTGGCGATGGCGGTGCTGTTTATCCGCCTGCCGACCGCGTTCCTGCCGGACGAAGACCAGGGTGTGTTGCTGAGTATGGTGCAGTTGCCTGCCGGTGCAACCCAGGAGCGGACGCAGAAAGTTATGGATGAGGTGACCAACTACTACCTCAGCCATGAGAAAGACACGGTTGAATCTGTGTTTGCGATTAACGGCTTCGGGTTCCAGGGCCGTGGTCAGAACGTGGGCCTGGCGTTTATCTCCCTGAAAGACTGGTCTGAGCGTGAGGGCGAAGAGCACAAAGTACCGGCCATTGCGGCCCGCGCAACGCAGTATTTTGCCGGGATCAAAGACGCCATGGTATTTGCCTTTAACCTGCCGGCGATTGTTGAGCTGGGTACGGCAACCGGTTTTGACTTTGAGCTTATCGACCAGGGGGGTCTGGGCCACGAAAAACTGACCCAGGCACGTAACCAGTTACTGGGTGAAGTGGCTAAGCGTCCGGATCTGCTGGTTGCCGTTCGTCCTAACGGGATGGAAGATACACCGCAGTTCAAAATTGATATCGACCAGGAAAAAGCACAGGCGCTTGGCGTCTCCATCAGTGACATCAACACCACCCTTGGCTCCGCCTGGGGGAGTAGCTACGTGAACGACTTTATCGACCGTGGCCGCGTGAAGAAAGTCTACGTGATGTCTGAGGCCGAATACCGCATGCTGCCGTCTGATATCAACTCCTGGTATGTACGCGGATCCAACGGTCAGATGGTGCCGTTCGCCGCCTTTGCCTCTACCAAGTGGGAATACGGTTCACCGCGTCTGGAGCGTTACAACGGCCTGCCGTCCATGGAAATTCTTGGTCAGCCGGCTCCGGGTAAGAGCTCCGGTGAAGCGATGCTGTTAATGGAAGAGCTGGTCTCCAAACTGCCAACCGGTATCGGCTACGACTGGACGGGGATGTCTTATCAGGAACGTCTGTCTGGTAACCAGGCGCCGTCTCTGTACGCCATCTCGCTGATTGTGGTCTTCCTGTGTCTGGCGGCCCTGTATGAGAGCTGGTCAATTCCGTTCTCGGTTATGCTGGTCGTTCCGCTGGGGGTTGTGGGCGCCCTGCTCGCCGCCAGCCTGCGCGGTATGAATAACGACGTTTACTTCCAGGTGGGTCTGCTGACGACCATCGGCCTGTCGGCGAAAAACGCGATACTTATCGTAGAATTCGCCAAAGATCTGATGGAAAAAGAAGGCAAGGGCCTGATAGAAGCCACCCTGGACGCAGTGCGTATGCGTTTGCGCCCGATTCTGATGACATCACTGGCGTTTATCCTCGGGGTAATGCCGCTGGTTATCAGTTCTGGCGCCGGTTCCGGTGCGCAGAACGCGGTCGGTACCGGGGTAATGGGCGGTATGGTGACAGCAACCGTACTGGCTATCTTCTTCGTGCCGGTGTTCTTTGTGGTGGTTCGCCGCCGCTTCAGCCGCAAGGGTGAAGATATTGAGCACACGCATAAAATAGAAAACCAGCAGCAATAATTCGCTGACTGAGACCAAAGGCCGCCTTGTGCGGCCTTTTTTATATGCAGTTTTGCAACGCTGTTTTTTTGTTTTTGAACACTCCCCGCATTTTGTAACGAAAACACCCTGTGGCAATTGTGTTACTCAACGATTAGCGTTAGCATAGCGACCCGTACAGCAAACCTTCCTGCTTTCTGTGCCGGTTAAGTCGTGGCTGTTGTCTGGTCTGGTATTTATTCGGCTGGCTGATATTACTCCTGGTGTAATTAACATTTTTTCGAGAATCACGAAAAAATCAGTATCTTAATCGCGTTGTCAGTACCGCGACGCCGCCGGGGCAGACATGTTGTTTATTACAGCACTACTGAGTGCAGGAAACATTTAGTCGTAATTGTAATTTTTCGTAATCACAGAAGGAAAAAAGGCCCGCGGTGATTTATAGTTAACACTGTAAGTCTATGGTAAAGCCAATTCATCTCCACCAGATGGTGTGTTCACGCTAGCCCGACGTATTTATCCGAATATCTGATAATGGGGGGATGCAAGATGGACGAGTACTCACCAAAACGGCATGATATAGCGCAACTGCGTTTTCTTTGCGAAACTCTCTATCATGACTGTCTGGCGAATCTTGGGGAAACTAACCGGGGTTGGGTTAATGATCCAACATCTGCCATAAACCTTCAGCTGAACGACTTAATTGAGCACATAGCGACTTTCGCACTTAATTATAAGATTAAGTATGATGATGACAGTAAATTAATTGAACAAATTGACGAGTATCTGGACGATACCTTTACACTTTTCAGCAACTACGGCATTGATGCAAAAGATCTCCAGAAGTGGCAGAAGTCAGGAAATCGCCTGTTCCGGTGCTTCGTCAACGCAAGCAGAGCTAACCCGGTTAGCCTCTCTCTCGAAAAATAAAATGATGATTTAAGGCAATAAATTATGTCCGAAAAGCCACTAACTAAGACCGATTATTTAATGCGTCTGCGTCGCTGCCAGACAATTGACACCCTGGAACGCGTTATTGAAAAGAATAAATATGAATTATCCGATACAGAGCTGGCGGTGTTTTACTCAGCAGCGGATCATCGCCTTGCAGAGCTGACGATGAATAAACTTTATGACAAAATCCCATCATCTGTGTGGAAATTTGTCCGCTAAACAGCGTAAATGGAATAGCCCGGCGCAATTATCATGCTAAAGCATTAACAAATTATCTGGTGCCCTCCCCTTTTTATACCAGCAATATTATTAGTGCTTTTTCCGCGATGCGATATTTCAACTATTATGCACGGCGCAGAATCATTTTCTGGCAGACAGCTGTACCCCCATTGTGGTACTAAAAAAACGAAAACACAGCAATACCCTCATGCCGGGACCGGCATTGCCGCGTTTTTTAAAACCGGGGCCCGGGCGTACCAGACGCCCGCCCGCCGCCACTGAAAATCTGTTACGCTTTTTTTGTTATCAACTGTTACTGTTATGTAACATCAGAACAAGGCACACTACGCGGGAAATCACCTGCCTCGCTAATTTGTCGAAGAGTTCATAACATGACAGAAATCCAGCGCCTGCTTACCGATAATATCGCCCAGATCAACCGCCAGGAAAAACGCGATAACCTGCCGCGTTTCAGTATCAGTTTCATTCGCCGCTTTCCGGGCCTGTTCATTGCCATGTATGCCGGATGGCTGGCCACGCTGCTGGTCATGCTCTACTCCCCGACCCTGGCTGACTCGGTCTGGCTGCTGAATGTCCTGTTTATCATTCTGAACGGCTTTTTCTTTTTCGACGTCAACCCACGCTACCACTATAGCGATATTGACGTGCTGGACTTCCGCGTCTGTTATAACGGGGAATGGTACAACACCCGCTATGTCCCCCAGTCGCTTATTGACAATATCCTGCACTCACCGGCGGTGAGCAGCGGGCAAAAGCATCACCTGCGCCGGATGTTAACCACCAAGGGCCAGCTCTCTTATTATGATATTTTCGCGCTGGATAAAAACAGCGCCACGACAGCCTGAGCACAACATACCGGCAGGCAGAAACAAACGGGATAACGACAGGAAGATACAAATGGGTGGGGGCCCTGCCAGCTACATCCCGGCACACACGTCATCTGCTCTGGCTGCTTCCTTCCGGACCTGACCTGGTAAACAGAGTAGCGTTGCGGGAGAACCAACAGGGCCCCCATTGAGAGCTGCGGAAACTTCCCCGCAGCGCAGGCGCATTATCCCTGCTGGCGCAGGCAATTGCAAGCCGTTACCGACCGGGTGCCGTTTTCTTGCTCAGCGACCTCTTCACAGCCCTCTTCCCGGCGATTATGCTGAACAGCTTACTGATAAGCGGAGCCCGGATATGTCTGACGCCACCTTCCCCCAGCGGGTATGGCAAATCGTTGCCGCCATTCCAGAAGGATGCGTGACAACCTACGGTGAAGTAGCGCAGCTTGCGGGATCGCCACGGGCGGCCCGCCAGGTGGGCGGCGTGCTAAAACGCCTGCCGGAAGGCAGCCAGCTCCCCTGGCACCGGGTGGTGAATCGTTACGGAGCAATTTCCCTGACCGGGCCCGGTTTACAGCGCCAGCGCCAGGCCCTGCTGGCTGAAGGCGTGATGGTCTCCGGCGACGGGGTGGTTGATCTGGCGCGCTATCGCTGGCGACCCTGAGCACAAAAAAAAGCGATACCGGCTGGTATCGCTTTTTTATCCATCCCGCGTTTAGCGGGCAAGAAACGCGCCATTACCGGTGGTATCACCGTTAGCGCTGTTAACCGGAACCGCAGTTTGCGGCACCGGCACCAGGTTCAGGTCGGCACGGGTGCCCCCCTGGTTGATAATCGGCTGTACCGTATCGGTAACAAACATCAGCCGCCCGTTAACCGACACAGCGGCACTCAGCAGAATCCGGGCCCGGGGCTGGATTTGCGCAGGATCATAGGGCAGAACAAAACTGAACGGCGACTGTTTACCTTCCGTTCTTACTGCCTTCTGCGCCAGGACTCTGGCGGGCGCATCCGCAAGGCTTGCATCAGACAGGGTAACCGTCAGAATGGCATCCGGTGGCAGCGCAACACGCTGGCGGATAATCACATTACCGGAGACATTAGGCTGAGAGGCCTCCCCCTGAGACAGAGACGCGATACCGTAAGGATCCGTTCCCTGCGGAGCCGTTCCCGCGCTGTTCTGCTGTGCACAGCCCGCAAGGATAGCCGCAACGGCTACGCCCGTGAATAGTGGTATAAGTTTCATTAATTTCTCCTTATTATCAAAGCCGTTCCCCATCACACCATAATGGGGCTGGACGGCCAATGAAACACCGGCTTCACAGTAAGTGTGGCACAGACCACAGTTTTTGCTTAAAAATCCCGACTATCCGGACCAATCTTAGCCACCTTGTCATGTGACGAACATGTTATAATTCACGGTATTAGACACCGTTTCCACTGAGGATCCACCATGAGTCACGCCCTTGATACGCTTCTGGCATTGCTTAATCTGGAAAAACTTGAAGAAGGTCTGTTTCGCGGTCAGAGCCAGGATCTGGGCCTGCGCCAGGTATTTGGCGGCCAGGTCGTGGGTCAGGCACTCTATGCCGCCACCGATACGGTGCCCTCAGAGCGTTTCGTGAACTCGTTTCATAGCTATTTTCTGCGCCCCGGGGACAGCCAGAAACCCATCATTTACGACGTCGAAGTGCTGCGCGACGGCAACAGCTTCAGCGCCCGCCGGGTCTCCGCCATTCAGAACGGCAAACCCATATTCTATATGACGGCCTCTTTCCAGGGGCCGGAGCCTGGTTTTGAACACCAGAAACCCATG
This Shimwellia blattae DSM 4481 = NBRC 105725 DNA region includes the following protein-coding sequences:
- the acrB gene encoding multidrug efflux RND transporter permease subunit AcrB, which encodes MAKFFIDRPIFAWVIAIIIMLAGALSILKLPIAQYPTIAPPAVQISAVYPGADAKTVQDTVTQVIEQNMNGIDGLLYMSSTSDSSGTVQITLTFDSGTDPDIAQVQVQNKLSLATPLLPQEVQQQGISVEKSSSSFLMVMGMISSDGSMDQNDIADYLASNLKDPVSRTNGVGDVQLFGAQYAMRIWMDPNKLNNYQLTPVDVITAIKAQNAQVAAGQLGGVPAIKGQQLNSSITAQTRLTSAEEFGKIFLKVNQDGSRVLLRDVAKVELGGENYDVVAKFNGKPASGLGIKLATGANALDTANAVRATINKLKPYFPHGLEVVYPYDTTPFVKISIFEVVKTLAEAIVLVFVVMYLFLQNFRATLIPTIAVPVVLLGTFAILAAFGFSINTLTMFAMVLAIGLLVDDAIVVVENVERVMVEEGLPPKEATRKSMGQIQGALVGIAMVLSAVFIPMAFFGGSTGAIYRQFSITIVSAMVLSVLVAMILTPALCATMLKPVKQGDHGEDKKGFFGWFNRMFDKSTNHYTDSVGNILRSTGRYLVLYLLLVLAMAVLFIRLPTAFLPDEDQGVLLSMVQLPAGATQERTQKVMDEVTNYYLSHEKDTVESVFAINGFGFQGRGQNVGLAFISLKDWSEREGEEHKVPAIAARATQYFAGIKDAMVFAFNLPAIVELGTATGFDFELIDQGGLGHEKLTQARNQLLGEVAKRPDLLVAVRPNGMEDTPQFKIDIDQEKAQALGVSISDINTTLGSAWGSSYVNDFIDRGRVKKVYVMSEAEYRMLPSDINSWYVRGSNGQMVPFAAFASTKWEYGSPRLERYNGLPSMEILGQPAPGKSSGEAMLLMEELVSKLPTGIGYDWTGMSYQERLSGNQAPSLYAISLIVVFLCLAALYESWSIPFSVMLVVPLGVVGALLAASLRGMNNDVYFQVGLLTTIGLSAKNAILIVEFAKDLMEKEGKGLIEATLDAVRMRLRPILMTSLAFILGVMPLVISSGAGSGAQNAVGTGVMGGMVTATVLAIFFVPVFFVVVRRRFSRKGEDIEHTHKIENQQQ
- a CDS encoding YlaC family protein, which codes for MTEIQRLLTDNIAQINRQEKRDNLPRFSISFIRRFPGLFIAMYAGWLATLLVMLYSPTLADSVWLLNVLFIILNGFFFFDVNPRYHYSDIDVLDFRVCYNGEWYNTRYVPQSLIDNILHSPAVSSGQKHHLRRMLTTKGQLSYYDIFALDKNSATTA
- the tomB gene encoding Hha toxicity modulator TomB, producing MDEYSPKRHDIAQLRFLCETLYHDCLANLGETNRGWVNDPTSAINLQLNDLIEHIATFALNYKIKYDDDSKLIEQIDEYLDDTFTLFSNYGIDAKDLQKWQKSGNRLFRCFVNASRANPVSLSLEK
- a CDS encoding HHA domain-containing protein, giving the protein MSEKPLTKTDYLMRLRRCQTIDTLERVIEKNKYELSDTELAVFYSAADHRLAELTMNKLYDKIPSSVWKFVR
- a CDS encoding efflux RND transporter periplasmic adaptor subunit, with amino-acid sequence MNKNRGLTPLAVVLMLAGSAVLTGCDNKDAQQQAAAAPEVGVVTLKAETLPITTELPGRTSPYRVAEVRPQVSGIILKRNFIEGSDVQAGVSLYQIDPATYQATYDSAKGDLAKANAAAKIAQLTVNRYKPLLGTKYISQQDYDTAVANLQQANAAVVAAKAAVETARINLAYTKVTSPITGRIGKSAVTEGALVQNGQSTAMAVVQQLDPIYVDVTQSSEDFLRLKQELANGTLKQENGKAKVTVVTAEGVTFPQTGSLEFSDVTVDQTTGSITLRAIFPNPDHTLLPGMFLRARLEEGVRSDALLVPQQGVTRTPRGDASALVVGADNKVENRTITAPTAIGDKWLVTSGLKAGDRVIVTGLQKVRAGAQVTPQEITETAPASTGQTKS
- a CDS encoding MGMT family protein, whose translation is MSDATFPQRVWQIVAAIPEGCVTTYGEVAQLAGSPRAARQVGGVLKRLPEGSQLPWHRVVNRYGAISLTGPGLQRQRQALLAEGVMVSGDGVVDLARYRWRP
- a CDS encoding YbaY family lipoprotein codes for the protein MKLIPLFTGVAVAAILAGCAQQNSAGTAPQGTDPYGIASLSQGEASQPNVSGNVIIRQRVALPPDAILTVTLSDASLADAPARVLAQKAVRTEGKQSPFSFVLPYDPAQIQPRARILLSAAVSVNGRLMFVTDTVQPIINQGGTRADLNLVPVPQTAVPVNSANGDTTGNGAFLAR